A genomic window from Triticum urartu cultivar G1812 chromosome 7, Tu2.1, whole genome shotgun sequence includes:
- the LOC125522402 gene encoding uncharacterized protein LOC125522402 — translation MMLAIQRMEAHLGPTSRLYLSFMRKVCKRIDAMEEDTFMVAAAVLDPYTHYSLNLCNHTNYATALTDAIAKILDPKSALSAIDEVSKFRECQGRFGTRLAQEAAARMEPTQWWFQFGGDVPALQKCAMRICSQCVSSSGCERNWSAFALVHTKPRNRLLYDKLHKLVSVRYNLKIRAEEDQEKERDIDKEVDPSALLIDTTMFDETNPIMEWLNEDEEDPILDGADAASAVFEKIRRLNSSRKDSYVGTKANKKKRKRNHDEENEYVETDSEDDDNENEYVDNESEDDDGVSEDDEDDQQDQQETQMQVEEETQVQVEKETQASIGNLETRRSGRLVRKKTKEVNSLYS, via the exons ATGATGCTCGCTATACAACGGATGGAAGCACATCTAGGCCCTACATCAAGGTTGTACCTTAGTTTCATGCGCAAGGTGTGCAAGAGGATAGATGCAATGGAAGAAGATACGTTTATGGTTGCAGCTGCCGTCCTTGATCCATATACACATTATAGCCTCAACCTTTGCAACCATACAAATTATGCTACTGCACTAACAGATGCGATAGCGAAGATATTAGATCCAAAGAGTGCTCTTTCAGCCATTGATGAAGTTAGTAAGTTTAGGGAGTGCCAAGGAAGGTTTGGGACCAGATTAGCACAAGAAGCTGCGGCGAGAATGGAGCCAA CCCAGTGGTGGTTTCAATTTGGAGGGGATGTTCCTGCATTGCAGAAGTGCGCAATGAGAATTTGCTCACAATGTGTCTCATCTAGTGGGTGTGAGAGGAACTGGAGCGCCTTTGCTTTGGTGCACACAAAGCCAAGAAATCGCCTTTTATATGACAAGCTCCACAAGCTAGTTTCTGTCCGCTACAACCTAAAG ATACGAGCTGAAGAAGAtcaagagaaagagagagatatAGATAAAGAGGTTGATCCAAGTGCACTGCTGATAGATACAACAATGTTCGATGAGACAAATCCAATAATGGAGTGGCTGAATGAGGATGAAGAGGATCCAATTTTGGATGGAGCCGATGCGGCCAGTGCTGTTTTTGAGAAAATAAGGCGCCTCAACTCAAGCAGGAAGGATTCTTATGTTGGTACAAAGGCTaataagaagaaaagaaagaggaATCATGATGAGGAGAATGAGTATGTCGAAACTGACAGTGAGGATGACGACAACGAGAATGAATATGTTGATAATGAGAGTGAGGATGATGATGGGGTGAGTGAGGATGATGAGGATGATCAACAAGATCAGCAAGAAACACAAATGCAAGTGGAAGAAGAGACACAAGTACAAGTTGAAAAGGAGACACAAGCAAGCATTGGCAATTTGGAGACTCGTAGATCTGGACGACTTGTTAGGAAGAAGACCAAGGAAGTCAACAGCCTCTACTCGTAG
- the LOC125518071 gene encoding uncharacterized protein LOC125518071 produces NAGIKDNNLYDPWNHTWPYSGGFHCMYCGLKHKGGGATRAKEHLGWIVGNVRSCPNVPRNVRDAMRECRDESNRKKREKQNSRLRIERNIMEGLYQQGRVINIIDDEEEEIQMNIREALRDPNVSRRVDRRIGKGNVGDVRVDVGKKSITAYFDKQLCSNKVSMQPKISSALDPNSRDALGLAWSKFFHANDIAGRKADCPYFRAALKITQQLGPTPIPTAKEIDRKYLDANYDEATSFLQKFKQDWKNFGVTLMCDSWTGPTGMCLINFMVYCNRRMFFLNTIDASGQTQNSGYFLLFFAFYFLLEYLGLS; encoded by the coding sequence AATGCAGGAATTAAAGATAATAACTTATATGATCCTTGGAACCATACATGGCCGTATTCTGGGGGTTTTCATTGTATGTACTGTGGCCTAAAGCACAAAGGTGGAGGTGCAACCCGTGCCAAGGAGCACCTTGGTTGGATTGTAGGTAACGTGAGGAGCTGCCCAAATGTGCCAAGAAATGTGAGAGATGCAATGAGAGAGTGCCGGGATGAATCGAACAGGAAGAAAAGAGAGAAACAAAATAGCAGGCTGAGAATTGAAAGAAATATTATGGAAGGGCTGTATCAACAAGGAAGGGTGATTAACATAatagatgatgaagaagaagaaattCAGATGAATATTCGAGAGGCATTGCGTGACCCGAATGTCTCCCGGAGAGTTGATAGGAGGATTGGCAAGGGGAATGTGGGTGATGTGCGAGTTGATGTTGGCAAAAAGAGTATCACCGCATATTTTGACAAGCAATTATGCAGCAACAAAGTATCTATGCAGCCCAAGATCAGTAGTGCTTTGGATCCTAATTCGAGAGATGCACTTGGCCTAGCTTGGTCCAAGTTTTTTCATGCCAATGATATTGCTGGACGTAAAGCTGACTGTCCATACTTCCGAGCTGCTTTGAAGATCACTCAACAATTAGGACCTACTCCTATACCAACCGCGAAGGAGATTGATAGAAAATATTTGGATGCAAACTATGATGAAGCAACTTCGTTTCTTCAAAAATTCAAACAAGATTGGAAAAACTTTGGTGTGACTCTTATGTGTGACTCTTGGACTGGTCCAACAGGAATGTGTCTCATAAACTTCATGGTGTATTGCAATAGACGAATGTTCTTCCTTAATACTATTGATGCATCCGGTCAGACTCAGAATTCAGGTTACTTCCTCCTCTTCTTCGCGTTTTACTTTCTTCTTGAATACTTGGGTTTGTCCTAG